A stretch of the Archangium violaceum genome encodes the following:
- a CDS encoding transglycosylase SLT domain-containing protein, whose product MKAFVPLLAAAAAATSLAFTQAPLSEEPSAAPQALTGSAPSEAQLSPPPDSEKAVVPPGFVEVLNPAFPDGPPPAPAQPRIFKGRAYGLDDLAPYFGEGKRKEAKEAFDKGFYVRARELLEKEGSSLPVRYLRALSAVRAGDDKRAAEEMTALAADYPALRDRCLTHAGVALESLGRFAEAAELLAQVPDSSRLYADARLALGRVLRKAKDPEAALAALAPLSSRTSPSWGRNVGAEALMASADIAAEKKDKTREREFLWRLWASHPLTPLAQQAEKRLKGQQAPMEMKVLRGEQLIELNRNRQGLDVLEPLLPKLKLPDALACRAHFVYGKGLRKERQHTRAIAALTPVVDKCQERDLLPRALYVLGSSRSIVDQVKGPDTYERLAREYPDHSFADDALFFAADLYVKTGRLELASQRLKELAKLYPQGDFLGEALFKDFWISRTLKTADGGLPMLEEIEKRFADADETYDVERAAYWRARTLQDRGDTKAAADIFEKLAVEHPATYYGLMARTVLGELEPARMERVAPRIDFTQQERRGPWPLHAGAMEKDPHFTAAVELLRLGFPEAVSSELLAVNRTNLPAENIRLLVHLLAHAGDERGAHAVARVALRRDLSGRITPETRPVWEVAYPNAFRELIEKHTRTAGVEPDLLQALMREESALDPKALSWAGALGLTQLMPSTAQAVARQLKLKKVTTQALLDPDLNIKLGAHYLGSLVKRFSGHTPFAVGSYNAGPLAIDRWRADRPGMPLDAWVEEVPIAETRGYIKRVLRSYNTYQLLYGRPAKAPVVQASRKK is encoded by the coding sequence ATGAAAGCCTTCGTCCCCCTGCTCGCCGCTGCCGCCGCCGCCACGTCGCTGGCCTTCACCCAGGCGCCTCTCTCCGAGGAGCCCTCCGCGGCTCCCCAGGCCCTCACGGGCAGTGCCCCGTCCGAGGCCCAACTCTCGCCGCCTCCCGACTCGGAGAAGGCCGTCGTGCCTCCCGGCTTCGTGGAGGTACTCAACCCGGCGTTCCCGGATGGACCTCCGCCCGCGCCCGCGCAGCCGAGGATCTTCAAGGGCCGCGCCTACGGCCTGGACGACCTGGCGCCGTACTTCGGCGAGGGCAAGCGCAAGGAGGCCAAGGAGGCCTTCGACAAGGGCTTCTACGTCCGCGCCCGGGAGTTGCTGGAGAAGGAGGGGAGCTCGCTCCCCGTGCGCTACCTGCGCGCCCTGAGCGCCGTGCGTGCCGGGGATGACAAGCGCGCCGCCGAGGAGATGACCGCCCTGGCCGCGGACTACCCCGCGCTGCGCGATCGATGCCTCACCCATGCCGGCGTGGCCCTCGAGTCGCTCGGGCGTTTCGCCGAGGCGGCCGAGCTGCTCGCCCAGGTGCCCGACAGCTCCCGGCTGTACGCCGATGCCCGCCTGGCGCTCGGCCGCGTCCTGCGCAAGGCGAAGGATCCCGAGGCCGCGCTCGCCGCGCTCGCGCCCCTGTCCAGCCGCACCTCGCCCTCGTGGGGCCGTAACGTGGGCGCCGAGGCCCTCATGGCCAGCGCCGACATCGCCGCGGAGAAGAAGGACAAGACCCGCGAGCGCGAGTTCCTCTGGCGCCTGTGGGCCAGCCATCCCCTCACGCCCCTGGCTCAGCAGGCCGAGAAGCGCCTCAAGGGCCAGCAGGCGCCGATGGAGATGAAGGTGCTGCGCGGCGAGCAGCTCATCGAGCTCAACCGCAACCGCCAGGGCCTCGACGTGCTCGAGCCGCTGCTGCCCAAGCTCAAGCTGCCCGACGCGCTCGCCTGCCGCGCGCACTTCGTCTACGGCAAGGGCCTGCGCAAGGAGCGCCAGCACACCCGCGCCATCGCCGCGCTCACCCCCGTGGTGGACAAGTGTCAGGAGCGGGATCTGCTGCCGCGCGCCCTCTACGTGCTCGGCTCGTCGCGCTCCATCGTGGATCAGGTGAAGGGCCCCGATACGTACGAGCGGCTCGCCCGCGAGTACCCGGATCACTCCTTCGCCGACGACGCGCTCTTCTTCGCCGCGGATCTCTACGTGAAGACGGGCCGCCTGGAGCTGGCCTCGCAGCGGCTCAAGGAGCTCGCGAAGCTCTATCCCCAGGGCGACTTCCTGGGCGAGGCGCTCTTCAAGGACTTCTGGATCTCCCGCACGCTGAAGACCGCGGACGGTGGCCTGCCCATGCTCGAGGAGATCGAGAAGCGCTTCGCCGACGCGGACGAGACGTACGACGTGGAGCGCGCGGCGTACTGGCGGGCTCGCACCCTGCAGGACAGGGGTGACACGAAGGCCGCCGCGGACATCTTCGAGAAGCTCGCGGTGGAGCACCCGGCCACCTACTACGGGCTGATGGCGCGCACGGTGCTGGGCGAGCTGGAGCCGGCGCGCATGGAGCGCGTGGCGCCGCGGATCGACTTCACCCAGCAGGAGCGCCGCGGTCCCTGGCCCCTGCACGCGGGGGCGATGGAGAAGGATCCGCACTTCACCGCCGCCGTGGAGCTGCTGCGCCTGGGCTTCCCCGAGGCCGTCTCCTCGGAGCTGCTCGCCGTCAACCGCACGAACCTGCCCGCCGAGAACATCCGGCTGCTCGTCCACCTGCTGGCGCATGCCGGTGACGAGCGCGGGGCCCATGCGGTGGCGCGCGTGGCGCTGCGCCGCGACCTGAGTGGCCGCATCACCCCGGAGACGCGGCCGGTGTGGGAGGTGGCGTACCCCAATGCCTTCCGCGAGCTGATCGAGAAGCACACCCGCACGGCCGGCGTGGAGCCGGATCTGCTCCAGGCGCTGATGCGCGAGGAGAGCGCGTTGGATCCCAAGGCGCTCTCGTGGGCGGGCGCGCTGGGCCTCACCCAGCTCATGCCCTCCACGGCGCAGGCGGTGGCGCGTCAGCTCAAGCTCAAGAAGGTGACGACCCAGGCGCTGCTGGATCCGGACCTCAACATCAAGCTGGGTGCCCACTACCTGGGCTCGCTCGTGAAGCGCTTCTCCGGACACACCCCGTTCGCGGTGGGCAGCTACAACGCCGGTCCGCTGGCCATCGACCGGTGGCGCGCGGATCGCCCGGGCATGCCGCTGGACGCGTGGGTGGAAGAGGTGCCCATCGCGGAGACGCGCGGCTACATCAAGCGTGTGCTGCGCTCCTACAACACCTACCAGCTGCTCTACGGCCGGCCCGCCAAGGCGCCCGTCGTGCAGGCGTCCAGGAAGAAGTGA
- a CDS encoding HNH endonuclease, giving the protein MLNSAVLVLNRNYQPVHVTSVKRALSLLYLGVAKAIDAHYRLYEFEDWAALSAAAPHDSINTINRRIRVPRVVVLSAYEYLPRGRVRFSRLNIYARDHDTCQYCARQLPRSELNLDHVVPRSQNGKTSWENVVCSCVPCNLKKGGRTPEQAGMKLLRTPVRPRWTPLFRGASRRVTYREWLPFLNLADASYWNVELLDD; this is encoded by the coding sequence ATGTTGAACAGCGCCGTTCTCGTCCTGAACCGTAATTATCAGCCGGTGCACGTCACCTCGGTGAAGCGCGCCCTCTCGCTCCTCTATCTGGGAGTGGCGAAAGCCATCGACGCGCACTACCGCCTCTATGAATTCGAGGACTGGGCCGCGTTGAGCGCCGCCGCCCCGCACGACAGCATCAACACCATCAACCGGCGCATCCGCGTACCCCGGGTGGTGGTGCTCTCCGCCTACGAGTATCTGCCGCGTGGCCGCGTGCGCTTCTCCCGCCTCAACATCTACGCGCGCGACCACGACACCTGTCAGTACTGCGCCCGGCAACTGCCTCGCTCGGAGCTGAATCTGGACCACGTGGTGCCTCGCTCCCAGAACGGCAAGACGAGCTGGGAGAACGTGGTGTGCTCGTGTGTGCCCTGCAATCTCAAGAAGGGGGGGCGTACGCCGGAGCAGGCGGGGATGAAGCTGCTGCGGACGCCCGTGCGGCCCCGCTGGACGCCCTTGTTCCGAGGTGCCTCCCGCCGCGTCACGTACCGTGAGTGGTTGCCGTTCCTGAACCTGGCGGACGCCTCGTATTGGAACGTGGAGCTTCTCGACGACTGA
- a CDS encoding P-loop NTPase has protein sequence MGGGKGGIGKSLVSANLGVALAMRGQRVLLVDADLGGANLHTCLGVGQPTATLSDFMLRPKARLEDVIVPTGVPNLSLIAGALDVLDAANIKYAQKQRLLRGLQTQTVDYLILDLGAGSSFNTLDFFIIADHGVLVLLPEPTSVENAYRFVKAAFYRRLQQVESNYGIERLVERALSTREGAARTPFEIIQHVRQHNVSLAERLEKELTAFRVKLVLNQARSDGDLNVGGAVVSAWKKFFGLEMDDLGAIRYDDEAWRAVRRRRPIVLDKPESPAAVGIQSIADRLLALDGVTG, from the coding sequence GTGGGAGGGGGCAAGGGTGGTATTGGCAAGTCGCTCGTCTCCGCCAACCTCGGAGTCGCGCTGGCCATGCGAGGCCAACGCGTGCTCCTGGTCGATGCGGACCTGGGTGGCGCCAACCTCCACACCTGCCTGGGCGTGGGCCAGCCCACGGCCACCCTGTCGGACTTCATGTTGCGTCCGAAGGCACGGCTGGAGGACGTCATCGTCCCCACGGGCGTGCCCAACCTGTCGTTGATCGCCGGCGCGCTGGACGTGCTGGACGCGGCCAACATCAAGTACGCCCAGAAGCAGCGGCTGCTGCGCGGCCTCCAGACCCAGACGGTGGACTACCTGATCCTCGATCTGGGCGCGGGCTCCAGCTTCAACACGCTCGACTTCTTCATCATCGCCGATCATGGTGTGCTGGTGCTGCTGCCCGAGCCCACCTCGGTGGAGAACGCCTACCGCTTCGTCAAGGCCGCCTTCTACCGGCGGCTGCAGCAGGTGGAGTCCAACTACGGCATCGAGCGGCTCGTGGAGCGCGCCCTGTCCACCCGCGAGGGCGCCGCGCGCACGCCCTTCGAGATCATCCAGCACGTGCGCCAGCACAACGTCTCGCTCGCCGAGCGGCTCGAGAAGGAACTGACCGCCTTCCGCGTGAAGCTGGTGCTCAACCAGGCGCGCTCCGATGGCGACCTGAACGTGGGCGGCGCGGTGGTGTCCGCGTGGAAGAAGTTCTTCGGCCTGGAGATGGATGACCTGGGGGCCATCCGGTATGACGACGAGGCGTGGCGCGCGGTCCGCAGGCGCCGGCCCATCGTACTCGACAAGCCCGAGTCTCCGGCCGCTGTCGGTATCCAGAGCATCGCCGATCGCCTGTTGGCGCTCGACGGGGTGACGGGGTGA
- the selA gene encoding L-seryl-tRNA(Sec) selenium transferase — MGAPSAEDGGKNALLRALPSIEQLLRRPSLEARLSGLPRARVVAALRLAVERVRGRLLRGEARPFEDSDVDEALRTLATPNLRPVLNATGVVLHTNLGRAPLAPEAVARVAAVSRGYSNLEYDLDEGERGSRYAPVVELLTQLTGAEDALVVNNCAGAALLVLATLAAGREAVVSRGELVEIGGGFRVPDVMNQSGARLVEVGTTNRTRRSDYESALTPDTGVLMKVHRSNFALVGFTEEVEVKELAALGRARGVPVVVDLGSGALVPLTGEGLTDEPTVPATVAAGADVVAFSGDKLLGGPQAGIIVGRAALIARIKKHPLTRALRIDKMTVAALEATLELYRDGRPEAVPTYRLLTWPVDVLRARAERLQALLAEKGLQARVSPTSGQVGGGAMPLARLPSFACILTVEEPAAFLECLRGADVPVIGRISDGEVVLDVRCLAEEDLGPVADAVGTAIQGRQPC, encoded by the coding sequence GTGGGTGCACCCTCGGCAGAAGACGGGGGGAAGAACGCGCTGCTGCGCGCGCTCCCCTCCATCGAGCAGCTCCTGCGCCGTCCCTCCCTGGAGGCACGGTTGTCAGGCCTCCCGCGAGCCCGGGTCGTGGCGGCGTTGCGGCTCGCGGTGGAGCGTGTGCGCGGGCGGTTGCTGCGCGGCGAGGCCCGTCCTTTCGAGGACTCGGACGTGGACGAGGCGCTGCGCACCCTGGCCACGCCCAATCTGCGGCCCGTGCTCAATGCCACCGGCGTGGTGCTGCACACCAACCTCGGCCGAGCCCCCCTGGCGCCCGAGGCCGTGGCCCGCGTGGCCGCCGTGTCGCGCGGCTACTCCAACCTCGAGTACGACCTGGACGAGGGTGAGCGTGGCAGCCGCTATGCCCCCGTCGTCGAGCTGCTCACCCAGCTCACCGGCGCCGAGGACGCCCTGGTGGTGAACAACTGCGCGGGTGCGGCGCTGCTGGTGCTCGCCACGCTCGCGGCGGGTCGCGAGGCTGTCGTCTCGCGCGGGGAGTTGGTGGAGATCGGCGGCGGCTTCCGGGTGCCGGACGTGATGAATCAGTCCGGGGCGCGTCTGGTGGAGGTGGGCACCACCAACCGCACCCGGCGCTCGGACTACGAGTCGGCCCTCACGCCGGACACGGGCGTGCTGATGAAGGTGCACCGCTCCAACTTCGCGCTGGTGGGCTTCACGGAAGAGGTGGAGGTGAAGGAGCTGGCCGCGCTCGGCCGCGCGCGCGGGGTGCCCGTGGTCGTGGACCTGGGCTCGGGGGCGCTGGTGCCGCTCACGGGCGAGGGGCTCACCGACGAGCCCACCGTTCCCGCCACGGTGGCCGCGGGCGCCGACGTGGTGGCCTTCTCCGGTGACAAGCTGCTCGGTGGGCCGCAGGCCGGCATCATCGTGGGCCGCGCCGCGCTGATCGCCCGCATCAAGAAGCATCCGCTCACCCGGGCGTTGCGCATCGACAAGATGACGGTGGCGGCGTTGGAGGCCACGCTGGAGCTGTACCGGGATGGGCGTCCGGAGGCGGTGCCCACCTACCGGTTGCTCACCTGGCCCGTGGACGTCCTCCGCGCTCGTGCCGAGCGGCTTCAGGCTCTCCTGGCGGAGAAGGGCCTCCAGGCTCGTGTGTCTCCGACTTCGGGACAGGTAGGCGGGGGAGCGATGCCCTTGGCCCGGTTGCCTTCCTTCGCGTGCATCCTCACTGTTGAAGAGCCAGCCGCCTTCCTGGAATGTCTTCGAGGGGCGGACGTTCCGGTGATCGGGCGGATCTCGGACGGCGAGGTGGTCCTCGACGTCCGATGCCTGGCGGAGGAGGACCTTGGGCCGGTCGCTGATGCCGTTGGTACGGCCATACAGGGAAGACAGCCATGTTGA